The Aythya fuligula isolate bAytFul2 chromosome 7, bAytFul2.pri, whole genome shotgun sequence genome has a window encoding:
- the BBIP1 gene encoding BBSome-interacting protein 1, producing MPEGKAAFREVLPKQGQLSAEDVPAMVLCKPKVLPLKSVALEKLEELQRAAAEAAGRASGGAPGSQR from the exons ATGCCGGAGGGGAAGGCTGCGTTCCGCGAGGTGCTGCCCAAGCAAG ggcagctctcGGCCGAGGACGTCCCCGCCATGGTGCTGTGCAAGCCCAAGGTGCTGCCCCTCAAGTCGGTGGCgctggagaagctggaggagctgcagcggGCGGCGGCCGAGGCGGCCGGGAGGGCCTCGGGGGGGGCGCCGGGCTCGCAGCGCTAG